GCAGTTAAAAGACCCGAAAATCGCCAAACTGTTCGACACCAATGGTGATGGCAAAGCCGACATGACCGGGTGTACACCAGGCTGGGGCTGTGAGGCGGTGATTAATCACCAAATCGACGCCTATGGGCTGGATAAAACCGTGGTACATAACCAGGGCAACTACGCAGCGATGATGGCGGATACCATTACCCGCTTTAAAGAAGGCAAACCGATCCTTTATTACACCTGGACGCCGTACTGGGTGAGCGATGTGCTGAAACCGGGTAAAGATGTGGTCTGGTTGCAGGTGCCGTTCTCGTCCCTGCCGGGTGAGCAGAAAGATATCGACACCAAACTGCCGAACGGAATGAACTATGGCTTCCCGGTAAACTCCATGCACATTGTGGCGAATAAAGCCTGGGCGGAGAAAAACCCGGCGGCGGCGAAGCTGTTCGCAGTGATGAAATTGCCGCTGGCGGATATTAATGCGCAGAACGCCATGATGCACGAAGGCAAAGCTTCGGAAGCGGATATTCAGGGCCACGTTGATGGCTGGATCAAAGCGCACCAACAGCAGTTTGACGGCTGGGTGAAAGAAGCGCTGGCCGCGCAGAAATAACGCCTTTTCCGCAATAAACGTATCAAAGCGCCATCGGGTTTCTGCCGGATGGC
The nucleotide sequence above comes from Kosakonia sp. H02. Encoded proteins:
- the proX gene encoding glycine betaine/L-proline ABC transporter substrate-binding protein ProX, producing MRHSVLFATAFATLVSTSTFAADADLPGKGITVKPFQSTIAEETFQTLLVSRGLEKLGYTVNKPDEVDYNVGYTSLAAGDETFTAVNWQPLHDDMYAAAGGDKKFYREGTFVTGAAQGYLIDKKTADKYHITNIEQLKDPKIAKLFDTNGDGKADMTGCTPGWGCEAVINHQIDAYGLDKTVVHNQGNYAAMMADTITRFKEGKPILYYTWTPYWVSDVLKPGKDVVWLQVPFSSLPGEQKDIDTKLPNGMNYGFPVNSMHIVANKAWAEKNPAAAKLFAVMKLPLADINAQNAMMHEGKASEADIQGHVDGWIKAHQQQFDGWVKEALAAQK